The following coding sequences lie in one Pseudomonas syringae CC1557 genomic window:
- a CDS encoding glutathione S-transferase family protein, producing MYKVYGDYNSGNCYKVKLMLNLLGSEYEWVPVNILNGETQTPAFLEKNPNGKIPVLELDDGTCLWESNAILNFLADGSRYLPSEPRLRTQVLQWQFFEQYSHEPSVAVARFIQFYLGLPAERMVEYRAMQKSGYRALAVMEQQLDRTPFLVGDNFSIADIALYAYTHVAHQGGFDLAPYTGIRRWLQRVQAQPGYIGMLD from the coding sequence ATGTACAAGGTTTATGGTGATTACAACTCGGGCAATTGCTACAAGGTCAAGCTGATGCTCAACCTGCTGGGCAGCGAGTATGAGTGGGTGCCAGTGAATATTCTCAACGGCGAAACCCAGACCCCGGCCTTTCTTGAAAAGAATCCCAACGGCAAGATTCCTGTGCTGGAGCTGGATGACGGCACATGCTTGTGGGAATCCAATGCGATTCTCAACTTCCTGGCCGACGGCTCCCGCTACCTGCCGAGTGAGCCGCGTTTGCGGACTCAGGTGTTGCAGTGGCAGTTCTTCGAGCAATACAGCCACGAGCCTTCGGTGGCGGTCGCGCGGTTTATCCAGTTTTACCTGGGGCTGCCAGCTGAACGCATGGTTGAATATCGCGCGATGCAGAAGTCCGGCTATCGTGCTCTGGCCGTCATGGAACAGCAGCTCGACCGTACGCCGTTTCTGGTCGGCGACAATTTCTCGATCGCCGATATTGCCTTGTATGCCTACACTCATGTGGCGCATCAGGGCGGCTTCGACCTGGCACCCTATACCGGCATTCGCCGCTGGCTGCAGCGGGTTCAGGCTCAGCCTGGCTATATCGGCATGCTGGACTGA
- a CDS encoding MarR family winged helix-turn-helix transcriptional regulator, producing MLDLKKPANQQMAMEAFFFGYQAFTAKADEMLARRGFSRVHQRIVFFIARYPGLSVKELLTVLGVSKQALNAPLRQLIAMNLVNSAAPEADKRKRLLALTEDGTRFEEALRREQVKLLQRVFGDAGQQAVDGWLAVNRALGQTLQSGACPAGAGTE from the coding sequence ATGCTTGACCTTAAAAAACCAGCCAATCAGCAAATGGCCATGGAAGCGTTCTTCTTCGGCTATCAGGCGTTCACTGCAAAAGCCGATGAAATGCTCGCCAGACGCGGCTTCAGCCGAGTGCATCAGCGGATTGTGTTTTTCATCGCTCGCTACCCCGGCTTGAGCGTCAAAGAGCTGCTGACGGTACTGGGCGTCAGCAAACAGGCGCTTAACGCGCCGCTGCGCCAGTTGATCGCGATGAACCTGGTGAACAGCGCCGCACCCGAGGCCGATAAGCGCAAGCGGCTGCTGGCGCTGACCGAGGACGGCACACGCTTCGAAGAGGCGCTACGCCGCGAGCAGGTCAAACTGCTGCAGCGCGTGTTTGGTGATGCAGGCCAGCAAGCAGTGGATGGCTGGCTGGCGGTCAACCGCGCACTGGGGCAGACGTTGCAATCCGGAGCATGCCCCGCAGGCGCAGGCACCGAGTAA
- a CDS encoding PLP-dependent aminotransferase family protein, with product MAFSERVSRLKSSLIREILAAAQRPQVMSFAGGLPAESMLPKVEWADMPGALGQYGMSEGEPALREALAAEARALGIACEASQVMVVSGSQQTLDLAAKLYIDKGTEVLLEAPTYLAALQIFQLFGADCITVPLLAEGPDLHAMRQRLERHRPAFAYLIPTFQNPSAVRYSQASRDAVAALLDEFGVTLIEDEPYRELTFDGGSAKPIVSNLKKASWIYTGTVSKTLLPGLRVGYLIASPDLFPHLLRLKQSADLHTNRLGQWQALQWIGTEHYREHLGTLREFYCGRRDAFEQALQQYFADLAVWNSPQGGLFFWLTLKQPLDTRTLLDAALAQDVAFMPGEPFFADPDANHGYLRLNFSHIDPARLDEGIKRLASVVRAAQNLQAA from the coding sequence ATGGCATTCTCTGAACGCGTTTCCCGTCTGAAAAGCTCCCTGATTCGCGAGATACTTGCCGCCGCCCAGCGTCCGCAAGTGATGTCGTTCGCTGGTGGCCTGCCTGCCGAGTCGATGCTGCCCAAAGTCGAGTGGGCCGACATGCCGGGTGCACTGGGTCAATATGGCATGAGCGAGGGCGAGCCCGCCTTGCGCGAAGCTCTCGCTGCCGAGGCGCGTGCGCTGGGCATTGCCTGTGAAGCCAGTCAGGTGATGGTGGTCAGCGGTTCCCAGCAGACACTCGATCTGGCCGCCAAGCTCTACATCGACAAGGGCACCGAGGTTCTGCTGGAAGCGCCGACCTACCTGGCTGCCTTGCAGATATTCCAGCTGTTTGGCGCTGACTGCATCACGGTACCGTTGCTGGCCGAGGGCCCGGATCTGCATGCCATGCGCCAGCGGCTGGAGCGGCACAGGCCAGCTTTCGCGTACCTCATCCCGACCTTCCAGAATCCTTCAGCGGTGCGCTACAGCCAGGCCAGTCGCGATGCGGTCGCGGCCCTGCTCGACGAGTTCGGCGTGACGCTCATCGAGGATGAGCCGTACCGCGAGCTGACGTTTGACGGCGGCAGTGCCAAACCGATCGTCAGCAACCTCAAGAAGGCCAGCTGGATCTACACCGGCACCGTGTCGAAGACGCTGCTTCCTGGTCTTCGCGTGGGTTATCTCATTGCCAGCCCTGATCTGTTTCCGCATCTGCTGCGCCTGAAACAGTCTGCCGACCTGCACACCAACCGTTTGGGGCAATGGCAGGCCTTGCAGTGGATCGGTACTGAACACTATCGTGAGCATCTGGGCACACTGCGTGAGTTCTATTGCGGTCGACGTGATGCCTTTGAACAGGCTTTGCAACAGTACTTCGCAGATCTGGCCGTGTGGAACAGCCCGCAAGGCGGCCTGTTCTTCTGGTTGACCCTCAAACAGCCGCTGGACACCCGCACTCTGCTGGATGCAGCACTGGCGCAGGATGTGGCCTTCATGCCGGGCGAGCCGTTTTTCGCCGACCCTGACGCCAACCACGGTTATCTGCGGCTTAATTTCAGTCACATTGATCCGGCGCGTCTGGATGAAGGTATAAAACGACTGGCATCGGTCGTGCGTGCAGCACAGAATCTGCAAGCGGCTTGA